TCACATCATATTTAACATCATATCTTTTGCACACACCCTGTTACAGTAAATTGTAAACGTTTTTATTGAGTGGTGAAACTAACATCAAAGTACAACTATAAAATCAATGTTCCCATTCATTCAGACCAAGTCTACACTATAGACTCTGATTTCTTCATGTCACATGTATTTATAAAATCATGAGTTTTAGTCTTAGCACATTATTCAATAAAACTGGTAAACAAACCATTTTACCAAACTGGCTCATATACATGCAGACACTATACCTAGTGGATTATGTAGTCTAGCATAAGTATAAAACCAGTAAAGATGATAAGGTACACCAAAGTGACCTGATGTCATGCCACAACCATTGATAAATCCAGTGCAATATCAGAGTGTAATCAAACACTCCCTAATTTTACTGCTCCTTAAAAAAACTGTACTGTCCTCTACCTGTTGGTATTAGTACATATTTAGTTCATCTTGTCCCAGGAGGGTTGAATGTCAAGTATAACACAATTAGGCAAAGTCTTGTTGCCATATTACTATTTTTACTTCCAGGATGAATCACTAGAAagtatttttgtcatttattgtcATGAAATAAGATAAAGCTAAGCACAAATGTCAAATATTCAATAACCCATCAACCACCATACTGTATTTAccagaaatgtttgatttctggtaaatgcattttgcattttgccCCAGTTACATTGTTTTAATCAACATAATTAGgacatgttttaaaatttgttttccAATAATCCACTCATAGCAAAAgcacaataaacatttaatggTTATGTTTAGGCACCCAAAGCACCTGGCTGAGTTGTGGTCTCAGACAAAGTGACTTGAAGCATGAAAGGCAACGTGTTAACTGTATGAACTGAAAACACACCCCTTCTTCaagaaaaactagtccacgcatttgttaaCTATTAGCTGAATTATTGTAACTCTTTATCCTCctatcaggctgctccaataagtctcttaggactttgcagctaattcagaatgctgctgcatgtgttctgacaggaaccaggGTCAGAGATTAtatttctcccattttggcttctttgcattgcCTACCtgttaaaaaccaaaaaatataatttaaaatacgACTGCTTACCTACAAAGCTTTTCATGGTCAGGAACCATCATTTCTTAAAGAACTCAGTACCTTACTACCCcactagaacactgcactccCAAAATGCAGgattccttgtggttcctatagtttccaaaagtagattgggagccagaactttcagctatcaagctcctctcctGTAGAACAAGCTTCCATTTTGGTTTCGATGGAGACACcatcaacacttttaagagtaggCTTGTTTGTATTTAGATAAAGATCATGGTTTAGTTTAAAGGTACATTAGTTAGGTCAGTTAAGTATGTCACGTATGTAAGTTGGTtataaaagtgtatttttagaACAACAGGCTTTCGGAGTAGTTTGAGAAAAATTGCTTCTAGTCAAATGGTAAAAAAATTGGGGACTATTGGGGTTCCAGACTAATGGGCTGTTGAAAAATTGGCATGGCACCAATGTGTATTTGTTGGTAAATCTATTGAAACTAAAGTTTTGTCAGGGGTCCCACAAGGTCTGTGACTTGgcatttgcattttgttgcTTGGAAACATTAGAAacgttttttatttatattctcaCACCCAGATGACTCACATCCCTTCGTGACCGAGTTATATCATTCCAACAAACAAGCTTGTAAAGCTTGAACCGAATAACTAGGTTAGACAACAGATAGGTGACTGTAATATTCTTTTGCTGGATTATTTCCTGGAATAAAACAATCACAAGGCTTCATCACaagtcaaacacacagtgaacttaaatttaaaaaactttagTGGCTCTGATTGCAATACAAAAACGACTTAAAGATTATAGTAATAGTCAATAAAGCACTTATTACTTTGGCTCTGACCTACTCACTGATTACAAATCAATCCAACCATGAGGATCATTCAACCAATATCTTATCATCATGTAGTGTTTTTCCAACTGATGGTCACGTAACAACTTTGTTGTTCTTCCTTGGACCTGTAACTAAAgctatattatatttgtttaattttcttgtatttttatttttagattatagACATGTTAGAttattttgagtgttttttaatgtatcaCATTACTTTCCCTGCCAAATACTACTGACCTATTCTAAAGTACTTCTGATTATTTCATCTGTGTCTGCCTATCGATGTGGTAAATGCTGTCTGGGTTGCAGGGGGTTGTTTTTGTTAGAGTTTGGTTACTGGGAAAAGATTGGCAGCTATGACTGTTTCCATGTAAATGACATGCTGCTGTGCTATGGTGACTGTGTGCTTTCAGCCCCAATCTACTGCATAGTGTACCAAGCAGATCCAGACAGTAACCTTGTTTTGTGTCACCTGTGGGATCAATCTTTACTGCTCCAGCTGCCCTAGCCGGCAAGTATAGCTATTGCTGCTGACTCAAGGACAAGCTAAAGGATTCGAGGAAACCAATGCAGACAGCTGCACGAAGAGAGCAATTCACTCCGTAAGTGTCTATATTAACTAAGGCCTTGTATGCACAGTATGTGATATATTGTGACAAGtctgttaaaaatgtaaaagagtTAAtgccatttgttttctttctacaaGTAAACttggtggagggtggaggggagaTCTGAGTACTTCAAACTAAACAATAAAAGAGATAGAGATGCAATCTATTTTTGGTTAAAGTTTCAGATTGATTAAggcatgaaaatgatttggCTAAGGTGAGAGAAAGACTGTGGTTATTGATAAATGTAACCAATGTGGACTGTCGATAGGAAACAGGAGGGGAACAGTGTTCTCCCTCGTCACAATCAAAAACAGGATTTATATGATACCATGCcacttctgcttttgtttctgagaCAACACAATCATAATTTTTATGGCCACAACGCATAGCTGTCAGGCTAACATAAAGTCGGACCGTCTTTTGGCAAGTGACCAATACTGTCATTTTTCTTGTGAGGCCAGTCTCCTAAATATCTGACATCCTGAGGATTGGCTGCCACCATGACacaaagagtttttaaaaactATGTATCTTCCTGATAAAGATGTATCAGTGAAGTTGAAGAATGGAAGTAGCCAAAtcttttacatacatacaaaaattcATTAGCTATCCCATCAGGCTGCTACTTCTGCTTTGTCTACCTACATTCCAATCTCCACCTGTTTGGGAAATGACATGCACTCCATCGGACCAGTGTTTACTGGATGTGCAATGAATGAGCCATATAAACCAAATATAGCCCTGTGGCAAGCTTTACAAAACTGGGACCTCTCATGCTTCACTTTAGTTTCATacactatatatactgtatataatgttACAGTGTcagatgttatttttaaatgaggCCAAACTGTCAGATAATGAATAGTAAACCTTTGAAAAAGTAAACcctgagcaaaaaaaagaagctcttgTTTCAGACTGATCTGGATGCAATGTTTCCGTCACAAAACAATATGGTAATCTGATGTAGTGTAATACAGTACGCTGTGGATTTAGTGAATTGTCAAAGCAACTATATTTCTGTAAAGTAACCAGTGACAAACAGCGCCGGGCTCTTTAGCTCTGCTCTTCCACTGTGAACACAGGCAGCAGTGAGACAAAATCTAGAATTAGTCATCAATCATTTTTGCGGGTCAGTTTGGGCTCAGAGGACAACAAGAGGTATGAGATATAATACTGTATTTCCTCCCTGCTTCCATGAGTTGTTAATCATTGATAGTATTTCATTGTTACCGTGATACTGAATGAACTATTTAACCCCTCCATATACACTATATCGATTGTTTTTTCCTAGGACAGTGAACTCAAGTTACATTGTTCATCCAGTCATCCAAACGTTCTTGATATCAAACCCTTCAATGACAACCCTAACCATACCCTTCCTTGGGATTTGATGTCAAGAACAAATTATTAGATAAACAACCTTATATAACTTTCCTTAAACTATTTATGTCTTCACCATGCCAAGGAACAAAAAATTCCATCCTGGCTACAAACCAATTTCCTGTAAggtacaataaataatacaaatgtattACAGCACCAACGCACACCCATAAAGATGGGAGGGCTATAGATAATAGGGTCATGAGATAAAAGGGACATAAAAGCAGGTGTCTGAGGATACTGGCGGGTATTACGGAAAAAGAAAGTCATCACTGAGAGCCTCCCAGGTAAGTAACTCAGCTTTCCTCAtgatgttttctctgtcagaaAAAATCTGGGATTTTACACAAGAATGAATTTAAACTCAGCAAAggtaaacatttttacaaatacaaatatcatTTTGATTAATCGTGTACATTGAGaaatcaatgtgtgtgtcttttttttttttttttgatgtcaTGAACTGTGATCTGGCACTAAAATggaatcataaaacaaaaactgatatGGACAaaattttgatttcttttttacagaTTAGCATCTATTTTATGTTAATTCAGTCCTACTCACTCTGATGTACTGTACGTTTCTTGTTAATGACAGATTTGggcccagaaaaaaaaagaaagaaagaaagaaattaactctctctgtatgtgtgctcTTCTGTTTCCCGCAGCACAGCTCACACACCAAAGAGCATCTTTCAACATACTGATTTATTCCCTGTTTTTGTGACACTTCACCCTGGGACAATGCTCAAAATGAATCTTCCTGAACTGACTCTTTGCCTTCTTggcacaggtaaaaaaaaagttttatttcacattttttaatgtatttttggtattttctaATAAGGTTCTAATAAGGTTTTCTTATACAAAGAGTTTATAAGCTGCAACTAACTAATGCTTTCTATCATTTAGAAGCCATACATGAATTCATTAACAAATCCAGCTGCATTCTAATTTCATAATAATGTGGGTTAATACGTCATAAAAGAAATTTAATCATTACAGCTGCATTTCTAAGCGTTATTAAGTTAAACTGATTTGGTCCAGATGGTCCAACAGGTCAAAGACATTCAACTTATGATATATTTATAAAGCattaaatacatcaaataaCTCTTTATAAATGGTGTCTTATTagaaggttttatttatttatttgtttcacatAGGTACCTGTGGAATCAATGGTTCAATCAATGGTCAATAGTCAAGTTTCAAAATATTAGCTGAGGGGTTTGCACATCCGCCTTCTTTAGTTGTTACCAGTCATGTTGCCCTCAAATGTCGTAAAATTCCAAGCATGATGAATCATCAAGTGAATATAATGCTGTGCAATAAACTGTGAGGAGGAAATGGAATTTACATTTAGGAAAAATTGAACACCTGTACCTTGACCTTCATCAACTTCATTTTAATTAGTTCAGTATGACAAAGGAAAAGTCTGAAATTGTAGCAGTTTATTAAAAGTTGAACGCTTTCCAGTGATGTTTTATTGGCCTAAGTAGTACAAAAGATGTTGTATTTTACTAAGCTTAACCATTAGGTAACCTCTCATTTAATGGCATAATCATCGTCTCTCTATCTCCAACGCCCTATCTATCTgtccctctctatctttaactcaaccggtcggggtgagcttgggtctgctcgaagtttctgcctgttaaaaggaagtttttcctcaccatcgtcaccaagtgcttgctcatggtggaattgttggtctctctgtaaataatattacgagtacggtctagacctgctctgtatgaaaagtgtcatcagataacttttgttatgatatggcgctatataaataaaactgaattgaattgaaactGAATAATGATTATTAATTTCATGTGACAGGGGTGTTGGCAGATGATTTGCAGGAGAGGAATGTAAGAAATTATTGGAGGAATGTCATGAAAATGGTCTGTACGATCACAGTAAGCTAGCTTACTTTTGGttattgtgaaaataaattTACAGCTTTGCGTTTTATTTCAAAGGAAAGATAGGGAGGTAATGGTCTGGACTGTTGTAGCAATTGCTAATGGTTTATGACAGAAGGTGGACATTGATTGACAGAGGTCATATCTTAGATGGagtcataaataaatgttgataGTGTTTGTCAAAAGGGTTGGTCATATTTTGTAATGGAACTATTGAGTCCGATTGCCCCTATTATTAATAGAAAACATGTAGCTGTTACACACATATTAAAGACCACAATCTTGAACACCAAGGTGCTGCATAAATCCTGTTGATTATGGTGAACTAATTTAGTCTGATTTTTAATGTGTTATCATACTATAGAGAGAATATTTTAATGATTCAATACTTCAAtcgttttctgtctttttgcttTTACTGACGCAGTACTCCTGTGTGGAGCAACTACGGTAGAACCTCCCATCACAATAACAAGTGGACCAACCACACCTGCAGTAACCTCAAATAAACCAACCACACCTGCAGGAACCTCAAATAAACCAACCACAGCTGCAGGAACCACAACTTCATCTACAGGAACCACAGTCTCATCCTCAGGTGATACAGCCGCCACTGGCACAGTCACCAACAACCCAACCTCTTCAACTGTTACCACTGAATCTGTGGGGGATAGTTCATCAGGCCTTTCAAGTGGCGCTATAGCTGGTATTACCATCGGCTCTATTGCTGGGGTGGCTGCTGTTGGTGAGTACAATACAAGCACACCCTTTACGTCACACCTAATTTCTGCTTCCTCAATAACATATCATCCTGTTATCCATTAACATGGATACACTGGAGATTTGATGTCATCCTATCAAGAGATGTACCGTAACTGAGGTTGTAGCAGAAGTGGTGGGAGTGCAAGTTTGTTATCCTGCAGGGGAAAcctagaaaaaaatgaaataaagaaaagcttATGAATTATGAGTCAAAatgttctaaaataaaaaataataattttgagaCCATAAGTCAAAAGTGAAATTTGGACTTCCTTATGTCATTATTTGTGGTGTTTGACGGACAAGTTTGTcctaaaaaaaagcagcatagCATGGATACTCGCtactaaaacttaaaaatagtAGACCGGGGTAGAAGGGCTCTAGCTTTGAGCAATACAATTCTGTCAAAGAAATGATTAGTGAAAACTGTAACTGCTTCAAACTCCTGTTTAAGAAGAATCTATCTTTTTTCAGGTGGTGGTATCTTTGGTGCACTGAAGTACACTGCGAGGATCTGAGACCAGTTATAGCCAAACAAGGGTATGATTGGCTATGATTGTAAGCAGAAATGTTCTCCATCCTAcagtcaaacaaatgaaatcctGGACATTTGACTATTTTTTACTGGACTGTCTGAAAGGCCCAAAATGctcagaatataatataatatgatgaTTATCTCATGGGCCAAGAGGAAGACATGAAAGTAAATTTGACTGATTGTCTGGCTGCAGGTCAGGATATAATCTTTAGTTGatcaaaataactttttgttGTGAtacaaaaactgtattttatagtAATTTACTTCATTaacagatgaaataaacaaagtactTTTAGTTAGAAATGTAATagtgtttggtttttaaaagtAATTGACAATGCCCTTCAAATCTGATAACTTTGGCACTTTTAGATTTTAATATGTTTCAGATTTTCTAAtaagctcttttttttacaatggctgtctgtgtgtgtgtgtgtgtgtgtgtgtgtgtgtgtgtgtgtgagagagagagagagagagagagagtatgtcAGAACTGTCATCAGACCTCATGTTTTGAGTAAATTTTTATTTTCGATGGCATTATAATCTCATCTGTAACTGGGGTTTTGAATCTAATTTCTGTATTTGCTGAGAGAAAACGGCTTGTAATAAATAACTGTTGTAATACTTacctttttccttcctcttctttttattgACCTCTGTGACatcatatatttataattaaCCAATAGCTCAAGTTGTTCCAGGGAAGGTCCAGGTGTCATTCTTCAgatgtctctatcaaataaaggcccaaaaaatctcttaaaaaaaaaaaaaaagaacgcaAAAGTTCATTTATAACATTGGAAGTAGTAGTAGAAATAGGTTTGAattgcagaaatggaatataatattctcAAGTaagttttcattagtgtataatcacctgaaataagaattgtttgttacctcagaatgaaatttctatatctacagagggagcaggtcctctaCGGTAGCCCccaacagacaaaccaaacactggctgtagATAAGGCCTTTTCGAAGGGTTACAATCTGCAATCAgactgctagatgccactaaatcaca
This genomic stretch from Larimichthys crocea isolate SSNF chromosome III, L_crocea_2.0, whole genome shotgun sequence harbors:
- the LOC104919170 gene encoding A-agglutinin anchorage subunit-like isoform X1; translated protein: MQTAARREQFTPSTAHTPKSIFQHTDLFPVFVTLHPGTMLKMNLPELTLCLLGTVLLCGATTVEPPITITSGPTTPAVTSNKPTTPAGTSNKPTTAAGTTTSSTGTTVSSSGDTAATGTVTNNPTSSTVTTESVGDSSSGLSSGAIAGITIGSIAGVAAVGGGIFGALKYTARI
- the LOC104919170 gene encoding A-agglutinin anchorage subunit-like isoform X3, encoding MLKMNLPELTLCLLGTVLLCGATTVEPPITITSGPTTPAVTSNKPTTPAGTSNKPTTAAGTTTSSTGTTVSSSGDTAATGTVTNNPTSSTVTTESVGDSSSGLSSGAIAGITIGSIAGVAAVGGGIFGALKYTARI
- the LOC104919170 gene encoding A-agglutinin anchorage subunit-like isoform X2: MQTAARREQFTPTAHTPKSIFQHTDLFPVFVTLHPGTMLKMNLPELTLCLLGTVLLCGATTVEPPITITSGPTTPAVTSNKPTTPAGTSNKPTTAAGTTTSSTGTTVSSSGDTAATGTVTNNPTSSTVTTESVGDSSSGLSSGAIAGITIGSIAGVAAVGGGIFGALKYTARI